The sequence attataataataatagtatgaATAGTGATAtggataatgatgatgataatataattaataataatagttataaatttaataataaaaataataataataataatgataataataatcaaaataagaATAGTATATTTGGTGGCTTTGGAGtgaataatagtattatcaatggaaataataataataataatggtaataataataataataatggaaataatgGAGTTAATATTTTaccatcaattgatttagcTATTAATATATTGGTTGATAATATTCTTCAATATTCATTCTATAAGGTGGATTTAAGTCAATGtttcaaattattacaatCCTATGATCAATTAACCAACTATCAATATCAAGAGATCTTACAAACTGGTGAAGATTATCCTGCATTTGGCCCAACTCAAAGAAATCATATGgttgaaaatattttgaaagaGAAAATCATTGATATTGAAACTCAAATCTCTATCATCcatgaaaatattgaaatccTATTGTTATTGATTGTTTCTCATTCTTTCTACTTTTGTAATTCTTTATATTTGTTATtccaaaattcaaataataatttctataGTAGTGCAATTGGAGGCACCATAAGTCCAACTTTAGCTAGTAGTGCTTATTATCCAacaacacaacaacaacaacaacaacaacaacaaggtggttcaaatttaaagattaCAGATTTAAATGCTTCAACAACTACCTCAAacattaaaaagaataatgaaTCAGCATTTTTATcttcaaaaacaaatcaaaatagTGGTGGTATGTTATCATCAGTTTTCTCTTACTTTAAAGgtcaacaaaataatacaCCATCAGCTCAGGTATCACAAATTCCAATAAATTCAACACCTTATTCAACAAATTATGCAACTccacatcaacatcaacaacttttacaacaacaacaacaaagacaacaacaaattcaacaacaaattaatcAAACACCATCAAATGAATTATCTCCACAAGAGATTGAAGTATTCCTTAAACGTTTAAAACAATCCATTTTTGAACGTGAAGTTAATCAATTAGGTGGTAAATTATCTGACGTCATTTTAAACCAAATCGATAAAAAATCAACTCtcattgatttattattgaaaaaattacaagatttaacaaaataataaattataaatttaaaataaaataataaataaaaattttaaaatagtattaaataaaaaaaaaaaaaaaacactgtTTGTTTtgatatataaataaataatgtatCATTTTAGacaattttttgataattaattaaataatgaaaaaaattggaaGAACAGAGATAAATAAATTCCAAAtactaaatataaaaatattaaaataattttttggggaaaaaaaataatgataataataataaaattaaacaattataaaacaattgttttaaatttttttatatttttgttttatttaatagatTGTGAAATATAAACATTGTAATGATTTGAACAATAAATTTTGCATCTTATAAGTTAGTACAATCCTTTGAATAATATGGGTCACAATCTTAAAACATTTGTTGGTTGGCTACAACAGTGTTTATTGTTTTCTTAATGTATTTGTTATTgactttaaaataatttgtgaGGTTGATGTTGTAATGATGGTGTATATGTTGGAAATTGGTTTACTATATCATTTGTTTTCTGTCGTGGTTGATTTGCATTTATTTCAAGATTTTGAGTAATATctatatttaaatcatttccATACCTGCTTCTGGattatcattaccattactagTTGTTGACATATTGAATTACTAATTTtatgaataaaattatagATACTTGAtaatatgattttaaaataataaaaataaaaataaaaaaaaaaaaaaacaaaataattaaaaataaaaaataaataaataaaaaaatctcgttcattttggttttaattttttcataatcataaaatatatattcacATTTTCTCATaccaaaaacttttaaacTAATACAAAGATTAAATgttttctttatattttttgaatacattttaaacaatttaataaaattaaaaaattgttatgtttttttggtttttttttattaatgtttatttgttttattttttaaacaaactTTGTTATCAGACATTAAgtccatttttttaaacaaaaccTTGTGACCAGCccatttttttcataattttaattatctgGCATTTTCATAAGCTTCTGCGCATTCTATTgcacatttttttaataaatctctACATGATGGGAAACTCCAGTTTGCACATTCATATGAATAATTTGGTGCATTTTTAACACAACCTATGGCACACTGGGCTTCATTTTGATAATCTCCTATATCTATTGCATTTACATTTGAAAACAATGAGATCACCACTAAAATtgctattaaaatttttaacatgattttttttattttttttattttttatctttttttttaaaaaactattaatatatatatttaaagtttatgatatatttattttttacctttttaaaatatatttgtattttataataaaataaaaaaaaaaaaaatagtatccttttttatataaaataaaaaaattaatttaaatttccatttttagaatatattaattaaaattgattttaattaaagtatattaattaaaattgaatttaaaatattaaatttgggAGATTCGGTTATTAATGTAAAGTTATTCccgaaaaattattatattcagTCTATTCTATCACCactttatatattaaattcatttaaattaaaatgttttttttttttaaaaataacaaattaattgtaaataaaaataatttacttaTATTTGtacaaaaatcaaaagaaatttcaaaattcagaaaaaataaaataaaaagttatttgtttattttatttaaaagcaaatcctattattattattattattattattattattattattattattattattattattattattattattattattattattattattattattattattattattattattataattatataaaattaaaaaaattataaaaaataataaaaaaaaaaaaaatttaaattgtaattttaattaatatttaatatatgttTAGTCAATGCATTAAAATGTTGGTGTGCGTAAGGCAacgtaaaattaaatttagttaATTTAAATCCCACACAccacattatttaaatttttttttttttttttttttttttttttataattttattttcacccACACAAAACAAGAATTGATTGGAAATTAgaaatctaaataattttaaaataaattcctattatttaataaaatataaaaaaaataaaaaaaaattaaatcacaaatacaacaaaaaaaaaaaaattaaaattgtaaaattaaccaaaggttaaattaaatttaggtCTGTTTTACATTCGACTCACTtgcatattaattttattttttttttttttttaaaaattgtaattttattttattttcaccatatataaacaatttgtttttttggatttggtTGGCAAAAACTTAAGGggacttttatttttattttataatctgcatataaaataaaaataaaagttaaaaaGTAATTATGTGCTAGTTGGTtgcctctttttttttttaacacttTAGTGCTGAAATTTTCAATGAGGTTTGATAAGAAATCCTTTAGagaaatatttttgaaattcctaaataaaaatttgctTGATGATTcaaactttattaaattacaaattgatGATCATTCAGTTTACagtagatttttaaaaagaggGCCATCGTTGATGATCTTGTAGTTAGtgttgataatattttacTTGATGATTCAATGAATACAATTGATTCAATGAATacaattgaatcaaatacACATGCTCAACAATCCTATATTGGTATAATAATTCCACATTATAGTGAATCTGTATCGATTGATCCTGATTTTCACTTTTAATCGACCAAAATGCGGCATCACAATCAAGTGAAAATTCAATATGTTCAAAGAAATCTGGTTTAACAAAAGGTCAAATCGCTGGTATTACAATTGGTTCTGTTTGCTTTGCAACTGTAATTGTTGTTAGTATTGTTTACTCTGTTCacaaaacaaagaaaaacaaaaaatgcAAGGAAATTAGAAGCCtttagtaaataaaaaaaaaaataagaaaaaattaaaaaatatcagGAAAATTGGATACAGGACgcgttttttaaaaatatctttcgtttattttttttttttttttttttttttttaaaaaattacaatttttccaaataactgattcttttaaaacaaaaaaaaaaaaaaaaaaataaaaaaaaataaaattaaataaataaaaaaaaaaaatgcaatctaattaattaatctaGATAAAGCAACGAATTTTGTGtgaaagaaattaataaaataaaagaaatagtaaagattttcaatttgaaaaaatatctttagcTGGGTTTTTTCGAGCTcgaaaaaatatcttttatttacttcttttttttttttcaacttctttcctacgaaaaaaaaaaaaaaaaaaaaaaaattatcattaaatagaaaataaatagaaaaataaataaatagaaaaataaatataaaataaattatttttaaaaaatgaaatttttttatttatttttttatatattattaataaattttggatttattaaatcGCAATTTATATTAACAGATATTACTCCAAATAATCTATTAATAAGTTACCCTCAATATTTGACACAAAGCGTTTGTGGTGTTTATCATTATATTTTAGTAAATAATTCTACTCAACAATCCAATATAGATAATTTATTTCCAgctagtttttttttaacttcaaCCAGTGATTTTAGTCTTTATAGCCATTTTGAGTATTTAAACATTGGGgaaacaaaaaatattatttttacagtTAATGATGGTAATCAAAACAATGGATATTTAAATGTTAGTTATATTTGCAAaggtaattattttattttttttcatttatttttatttttttttttcatttattttattttattttttaaacaaataattttttttattattatttattttttatttttttttaattaaatttttatccttttttttttatttttttttattaatatcttttttaaattctacatttcaaaataaaatttaaatagagGTTGAAGTATCATTAGTAACAATAGATATTATTCAAGAGGTTACTTGGAATGATGTTTATAAATATTCATCAATTGTAAGATTAAATGGAGTACCAGATGAAAGTACAATGCCTGAGAGTGATTTTGCGACATTAAATAGAATGGGAAACTCTCAATACCGAATTTTATATagtgaaaattattatttaaaaattgcaccaaattcaaatatatgggatattgatttaaaatttacaaGTAATCAAGTTTTAAAAGTTTCAGTACCATTTAATCTTTTAGGTAAGtttaatataaatcaatatatatattaaaaaaataaaaaaaataataataatattaatattaacaatcaaatttttttattataaaagatCCAATTATTTCAATAACTGATATTCAAGAATACAAGTGGAGAGACCTTCGATACAATGCTTTGTATGGTACTGGAATTGAATTCacatcaaattcatcaattcAAAGACCAGTTTATTCTTTTGAAAGTAGTCCGTTCTACTTTACTCCTAAACCAATATCTGGTGTAAAAGGTAAGGTTAAATATTTCGTTAACCCAATGCCACTTTTGTTTGGAgaacaaaattttaatttttattccCAAAAGGAGGATAACTCATTCAAGAATGATTTCAattcaacatttaatttccaaagtaagttttttaatatttttaaattttaaattttaatattcttATGATTTTAAACTAATAAACCATACAAACTATCTATTAGTAACAACTTCAAATCCATTGGGTACACCAACCGTTAGCCTTGATAATACCACAACATCAAATTTTATAACTGTAAAGTTTAATGGTTTTTCCAGatatgattttaaaactttgaCTTGTAATTTCAAACAAATATTTGATTCTGGTTTTATTTATGATTTCCCATTTGGATTTATTAATGGtaacaatgataataatcaaatgaGTATTTCCACTCCTATTTCACCTAAATCATTTCAACAAAGTTTTTCTTGGAACTGTGGTTCATCATTTGTTGAAgtaaataaagatttttataaaattggtatgatataattaatacttttgtttcttttttattaaaaattaactaacagagttttttttttttttttttttttttaaaaaaaaaaaataattagtcAATGGAAGTCTAGGAAAGATTACATCTGTTGAAAGGATTaatattttccaattttcatttttagtCATTTTTAAAGCTCAAGATGATGTAGGTGTTAAATATATCGATCATATTATAGATGGTGTTTATTTAAGATTTGGATCTCAAAATTTAGTATCaggtaataatttaaatggtgcTTGGGAATATGTGCATGATGGAGTAAACTTGGGAATTGATACCCAAAATGCAGTTTCACTTATTAATgaattggatttaaaaaCAACTTATACCCCATTATATCCATTTTCAATTACCAATCCTGATCAAATTATGATTTTACCTggaattcaattaaatagtaagttataaatatattaatatatactATTAagatgtaaatttaaaaagaaatggtttaaaatattaatttttaaattttatttcttttttttttttttttttttttttttttttttgtaaaaatagatacagtaaattattataaagatttaaaaaatatttcattctTATTTAATAATGTCCATGTTACAAATCAAAGTGTAGATAATATAATGTATTTtacatttgataatattgaaaattataaaaatttagcaattggtttttcattatctgaaccaaaaacattaaaagataataatgcACAAACAGATTATTCCTTAAAGTACAGCCCTAATTATAAATTTGCAAAATGGGATGAATCAAATAGTAGATTTAGTGTAATGTTTAAAATGCCAGCAAATATAGTACCAGGTGTGTTGGATTGGACTTTAACATTTGCCAAATATAATACACTCATAAACACAGCATTACCAGataaatatcaattaaatataatttcagAGAATATTGATATTGTAGGTCCAATAGTTACAAAAATAGTTAAAAAATCGCAATCAGATTTTGGAACATCAAATGTTGGTTGGTTATTAACAATTGAAGATGAAATTAATGGATTTTTAAATGGTTTTGTAACTGTTAAAGGTAGTTTAGATTCGTCAgtatataatttttcaatttcacctTCAACAGCTGTTAGAGGAAGTGGAGATAAATGGAAAgcagattatttaatttcaataccattacaagataatttaaataactaTGGTTGTATTGCTCAAGATTATATTATAGTCAATGCTTATCTTGGCGATACATTTGgtaatgtaaataattatatggCTGTGCTTGATAATGAAAGAGTTCTAAGTCCTCTTAGCATTGTTTCAGTTGTCAATCCATTTTACCTTTTACCATATGAATCATTGACACTTTCAGTAGATAGCACAAATTGTAGCACAGCATTAGATACATCTCCACCAACTTTAATTAGTTTTACAGcatcaaaaacaaatattgatGTTGGTTCTCAAGATAGAtcaattacttttaatttcaaagcACAAGATTTAGATAGTGGTTTAAAGAATAACCAATTTCCAgctatttatttaattgatgaaaatttaGGTTCAGTAGAATGcatttcaaaaattgaatcaaGAACATCAACAGATGCAGAATATTCATGTACAGTTGAAATACCAGTTGGCTTTGGTTATCCACTCGGATTTACAGTTTCAGTTTATGGTTTCATTAATAATGGTGGCTATTATTCAGGCTATTCAAGTGATTTACTTAAATCTATGGGTTCAACTGCATGGTTTATTACAACTGATCAATTTTCAATGGATATTCCAATTATAAAATCTTCAACAGGTATAACAAATCAAGGAGGTGATATATTGTTACAGGGTAGAGGTTTCTCTTCAATAGATACTGTTAATATTGTTTACTATGATTCCCAATTAGTATCTCAACCAATTACAGGTAATAGATACAATAGTGCCTTAGTAATTACAGGTATCAAACCAACAAATCAATCATTCACAgttcaacttttaaattcattacaaCCAGtcaaaaaatcaaacattattacaattacacCAGAACTATACTTTTTCAACTACACTGACCCAGTTCCAACTCAACCTCCAACTAAACCTCCAACTCAACCTCCAACAAAATCACCAATTCCAACAAATCCACCTCAAAAATGTTTAGGTAACCCAGAATGTGGTGGAGAAAATCAAGGTGTTTGTACAAAGAATGGTTGTGTTTGTATAACTCCATATTATGGTAAAGATTGTAGTTCAAAACTCTTAGAAGTTATACCACCAATAATTAATGGAAGTAATCCATCAATAGAAATTCCAATTCCAggtgataatggtggtggttctTCTACGACCACTGGCGGTAATCCAAACTTACCACcacaaattatttacaaatcattaatttcaattgtttcattAAGAGAATTAGATTTCAATGGTAATCCAATCAAAACCATTCCATTAAATACATGGtcatttaaagaaataaactCAAATACTAGTAGATACGAtacaacaatttcaattgaaggTAAAGATGAAAAAGTTAATGTTACAACAACAATGCAATGGTTTTCAAAAACTTCAAGCG comes from Dictyostelium discoideum AX4 chromosome 2 chromosome, whole genome shotgun sequence and encodes:
- a CDS encoding hypothetical protein (Similar to Dictyostelium discoideum (Slime mold). hypothetical 127.0 kDa protein), with amino-acid sequence MLVAIVDDLVVSVDNILLDDSMNTIDSMNTIESNTHAQQSYIGIIIPHYSESKSGLTKGQIAGITIGSVCFATVIVVSIVYSVHKTKKNKKCKEIRSLYYPQYLTQSVCGVYHYILVNNSTQQSNIDNLFPASFFLTSTSDFSLYSHFEYLNIGETKNIIFTVNDGNQNNGYLNVSYICKEVEVSLVTIDIIQEVTWNDVYKYSSIVRLNGVPDESTMPESDFATLNRMGNSQYRILYSENYYLKIAPNSNIWDIDLKFTSNQVLKVSVPFNLLDPIISITDIQEYKWRDLRYNALYGTGIEFTSNSSIQRPVYSFESSPFYFTPKPISGVKGKVKYFVNPMPLLFGEQNFNFYSQKEDNSFKNDFNSTFNFQITTSNPLGTPTVSLDNTTTSNFITVKFNGFSRYDFKTLTCNFKQIFDSGFIYDFPFGFINGNNDNNQMSISTPISPKSFQQSFSWNCGSSFVEVNKDFYKIVIFKAQDDVGVKYIDHIIDGVYLRFGSQNLVSGNNLNGAWEYVHDGVNLGIDTQNAVSLINELDLKTTYTPLYPFSITNPDQIMILPGIQLNNTVNYYKDLKNISFLFNNVHVTNQSVDNIMYFTFDNIENYKNLAIGFSLSEPKTLKDNNAQTDYSLKYSPNYKFAKWDESNSRFSVMFKMPANIVPGVLDWTLTFAKYNTLINTALPDKYQLNIISENIDIVGPIVTKIVKKSQSDFGTSNVGWLLTIEDEINGFLNGFVTVKGSLDSSVYNFSISPSTAVRGSGDKWKADYLISIPLQDNLNNYGCIAQDYIIVNAYLGDTFGNVNNYMAVLDNERVLSPLSIVSVVNPFYLLPYESLTLSVDSTNCSTALDTSPPTLISFTASKTNIDVGSQDRSITFNFKAQDLDSGLKNNQFPAIYLIDENLGSVECISKIESRTSTDAEYSCTVEIPVGFGYPLGFTVSVYGFINNGGYYSGYSSDLLKSMGSTAWFITTDQFSMDIPIIKSSTGITNQGGDILLQGRGFSSIDTVNIVYYDSQLVSQPITGNRYNSALVITGIKPTNQSFTVQLLNSLQPVKKSNIITITPELYFFNYTDPVPTQPPTKPPTQPPTKSPIPTNPPQKCLGNPECGGENQGVCTKNGCVCITPYYGKDCSSKLLEVIPPIINGSNPSIEIPIPGDNGGGSSTTTGGNPNLPPQIIYKSLISIVSLRELDFNGNPIKTIPLNTWSFKEINSNTSRYDTTISIEGKDEKVNVTTTMQWFSKTSSVTFAGQQLTMNPSSIKFNVDITNYPFSSALNQLQLVMSATLLSTGDNSNDDVCSSKSFGDTTNGDDSNFIKLQIDDHSVYGRFLKRAIVDDLVVSVDNVLLDDSMNTIESNTHAQQSYIGIIIPHYSESVSIDPDFSLLIDQNAASQSSENSICSKKSGLTKGQIAGIAIGAAGFATVIVVSIVYSVHKTKKNKKFAVSMSKKLGALN